One Pararhizobium sp. IMCC3301 DNA segment encodes these proteins:
- a CDS encoding autotransporter domain-containing protein: protein MSVSVPKWLRVAALVSGVSLISHGASGQGIDVFAEPGRAGGISADGTVFVGSDSTLSYDPHGFVWTEATGVQNVGGVANTLGFQLDAVDVSDDGAVIVGTATHGVLGSPSTGNRAYRWTQTGGFQDLGHLGNNNSIAHGVSGDGNVIVGWAFDTSASRTAAFRWTDGAGMQSLARMDDRETTATAWGASFDGSVVVGTSSYLDSFTKTRAFVWHQDTNTTSPLPYLAGEEYSAAYDVSNDGTVIVGTASDGASGQTGVLWRGGEVIKLGSYNNEERRSVAYGVSGNGLVVVGSADSPGVPAGFRWTEATGMQTIEQWLRDSGATSVLDGTTYNARAANEDGSVIIGETFPWSGKEYLFIARGTGETASGSGGGGGTGGGDTGGGGTGGGDTGGGDTGGGGGGGSGGGTGLIMLNDLRNSLANAASANNSVVGGLGLLLNGAGSRPLDRRTPVGKSIVWLGGDLGRTDRGRTDSNVALGEIGYGHNFGVFQLNGALGITGTTEDTLLGGKTEVLSTYAKFEALHKLHSTENGGLWALIGGTGLLGKADISRNYLINGGLVDSSDGRTDVYGFGLRARLQWENLLPYTSPYAELSHVSACLDGYTETGGAFPARFDRRCERSNELRVGVDGKVPVSETISLTGTVEAVHRLEDEGSAVSGQVIGLGSFDFASGSRKQNWLRAGLGVEAQFGETTFSITGNVTSEGGAPQHWIASKLSLQF, encoded by the coding sequence ATGTCAGTAAGCGTACCCAAATGGCTCCGAGTAGCCGCATTAGTGAGCGGCGTAAGCCTGATTTCCCACGGCGCGTCCGGCCAGGGCATAGATGTATTTGCGGAACCTGGCCGGGCGGGCGGTATTTCAGCCGACGGGACGGTCTTCGTCGGATCGGACAGTACGTTGTCGTATGATCCTCATGGCTTTGTATGGACCGAGGCCACAGGTGTGCAGAATGTCGGCGGAGTGGCGAACACCCTCGGATTCCAGCTTGATGCGGTTGATGTCTCCGATGACGGGGCGGTCATCGTGGGTACGGCAACGCATGGCGTGCTGGGATCACCGAGTACCGGCAACAGAGCCTATCGCTGGACCCAGACAGGTGGATTTCAGGATCTGGGACATCTGGGGAACAATAATTCCATTGCCCATGGCGTCTCCGGGGACGGGAATGTCATCGTTGGCTGGGCTTTCGATACATCGGCGTCCCGGACTGCGGCATTCCGCTGGACTGACGGTGCGGGAATGCAAAGTCTGGCGCGTATGGATGATCGCGAAACAACTGCGACCGCCTGGGGCGCATCTTTTGACGGGTCGGTCGTTGTCGGAACGTCTTCATATCTAGATTCCTTCACGAAAACGCGTGCCTTTGTCTGGCACCAGGATACCAACACCACAAGCCCACTGCCTTATCTGGCCGGCGAAGAGTATTCGGCGGCTTATGACGTGTCGAATGACGGGACGGTGATTGTCGGTACAGCCTCAGACGGTGCCAGCGGACAAACAGGTGTTTTGTGGCGTGGTGGTGAAGTTATCAAACTTGGCAGCTACAATAATGAAGAGCGGCGCTCAGTTGCCTATGGTGTCTCCGGCAATGGTCTGGTTGTGGTTGGCAGCGCAGACAGCCCTGGTGTTCCGGCCGGGTTCCGCTGGACTGAAGCCACTGGAATGCAGACCATTGAGCAATGGCTTCGCGACAGCGGGGCCACCAGCGTCCTCGACGGAACCACTTACAATGCGCGGGCGGCGAATGAGGATGGCAGCGTCATCATTGGTGAAACCTTTCCCTGGTCGGGCAAGGAGTATCTTTTCATTGCACGGGGAACCGGTGAAACTGCCAGCGGGTCAGGTGGCGGCGGAGGTACAGGTGGCGGAGATACGGGCGGCGGAGGTACAGGCGGTGGAGATACGGGCGGTGGAGATACGGGCGGTGGCGGCGGCGGTGGCAGTGGCGGCGGTACTGGCCTGATCATGCTGAATGATTTGCGAAACAGTCTGGCCAATGCCGCTTCGGCCAACAATTCTGTAGTCGGCGGACTGGGGCTGCTGCTCAACGGAGCAGGCAGCCGTCCGCTTGACCGGCGTACGCCGGTGGGGAAATCGATCGTCTGGCTTGGAGGTGATCTGGGACGGACGGACCGCGGCAGAACGGATAGTAATGTGGCGCTTGGCGAAATTGGATACGGCCATAATTTCGGTGTGTTCCAGCTCAACGGGGCGCTGGGTATTACCGGTACGACAGAAGATACGCTGCTGGGCGGAAAAACCGAGGTTCTGAGCACCTATGCCAAATTTGAAGCGCTGCATAAGCTTCATTCGACGGAAAATGGTGGCCTGTGGGCACTGATCGGCGGTACAGGACTTCTGGGTAAGGCGGATATTTCACGAAATTATCTGATCAATGGCGGGCTGGTTGACAGCTCCGATGGCCGCACGGATGTCTATGGGTTCGGTCTCCGGGCGCGCCTGCAGTGGGAAAATCTGCTGCCATACACCTCGCCCTATGCGGAATTATCCCATGTATCGGCATGTCTGGATGGATATACTGAAACAGGCGGAGCGTTTCCGGCGCGGTTCGACAGACGGTGTGAGCGGTCCAATGAATTGCGGGTCGGCGTGGATGGCAAGGTTCCTGTCAGCGAGACAATCAGTTTGACCGGCACTGTTGAAGCTGTGCACCGGCTGGAGGATGAGGGCAGCGCCGTTTCCGGGCAGGTGATCGGTCTTGGAAGCTTTGATTTTGCGTCCGGGTCGCGCAAGCAGAACTGGCTGCGGGCGGGACTTGGCGTTGAAGCGCAGTTCGGGGAAACGACCTTTTCCATTACGGGAAATGTAACGAGCGAAGGCGGCGCGCCGCAGCATTGGATCGCGTCCAAACTGAGTTTGCAATTCTAG